A portion of the Candidatus Pristimantibacillus lignocellulolyticus genome contains these proteins:
- a CDS encoding ATP-binding protein, with translation METHSSKYQMKKSYIILLLVFILVVLTGLRFIWMETFNVPKQASIHNGQIDLRNWNAEDGNILLLDGEWEFYPSQWLIDGSRQQLLGDNAPRHIQVPGGWSEVLHADKPSPYGHGSYRLLLYVDPAKHLNYSIRVPSVRTASELYVNGRLLTKSGQVATTKDEYISKDLPYSTTFTADDKGVIELVIQAANYVDSRSGGIVRSIKFGSEEAIAKDMKASIFMQFLAAIIFIMHAVYALILYLLGNKEKKLLYFSLLALCVAITSVFSTDEKLFHQLFYIGINWDFRLTNIAFVIAAYALLQCTNHRELPYWRRMYPVYKIMNLGTAGITLFLNPTQVIMLFPIYYVLGGIAAVITLITIFKKVIKDLKRNFLLLFSFLALMNHALWSLILLDRGLSLVYYPFDMIIAMACLASVWFKDYFIMHANTKELAATLQRMNDHKDQFLANTSHEFKNPLHSILNMSQSVLQREQHILQERSIKELEMVLSVGRRLTWILNDLIDVMSLQEGNPRLQKKVIFIQPIVTGVIDMLQFNAEVKSVQIANQISEDFPPVIADENRVIQIVFNLLHNAVKYTNEGTISIQAFAKDGRAYIVIADTGIGMDEHMLKRLYRPYEQGSTSVTMIEGGFGLGLSISKQLVELHGGTLDVSSALGEGSTFTFSLELAGLGTEEENDVMNSFDSLPLQFKPIQENVSIKAEKADIPIAAKPTTLLEMNRERPILLIVDDDPINLQVLEAILPPDEYEVIMVTSGKEALAVLDTKEWDLVISDIMMPQMSGYELTRMIRERFTLTELPVLLLTARSQPKDIQSGFIAGANDYVTKPVEAIEIRSRIEALTTIKQSVREQLRLEAAWLQAQIQPHFIFNALNAVAALSDIDLDKMRNLLDEFSNFLRNKFKFQNMDRLVPIEEELSLVRSYLYIEKARFEERLQIIWEIDGSGDIKVPFLTIQPLVENAIRHGIMKRNRGGTILIRILVYEMHAEINVEDDGDGIDEAQLQRILERKADSHSGVGLINTDQRLKRHFGTGLHITSTLGTGTKVTFHVHNKLNSGML, from the coding sequence TTGGAAACTCACTCATCCAAATATCAAATGAAAAAGAGCTATATTATATTATTGCTTGTGTTCATATTAGTTGTTTTAACCGGTTTGCGCTTTATATGGATGGAAACGTTTAATGTTCCCAAACAGGCGTCAATTCATAATGGGCAAATCGATTTGCGTAATTGGAATGCAGAAGATGGCAACATTCTCTTACTTGATGGGGAATGGGAGTTTTATCCCTCGCAATGGTTGATAGATGGTAGTCGGCAACAATTGTTAGGCGATAATGCGCCAAGGCATATTCAGGTACCGGGAGGATGGAGTGAAGTTTTGCATGCTGACAAGCCATCTCCATACGGGCATGGCTCTTATCGTTTGCTTCTTTATGTAGACCCAGCGAAGCATCTTAATTATAGTATTCGTGTACCCAGCGTACGCACTGCATCAGAATTATATGTAAACGGTCGATTACTTACTAAATCCGGACAGGTGGCGACAACAAAGGATGAATATATCTCGAAGGACCTACCTTATTCTACAACCTTTACAGCAGATGACAAAGGTGTAATCGAACTCGTCATTCAGGCGGCAAATTATGTCGATAGTCGAAGCGGGGGCATTGTCAGATCCATTAAATTTGGTTCAGAAGAAGCCATTGCCAAAGATATGAAAGCTTCCATTTTTATGCAGTTTTTGGCAGCGATTATTTTTATTATGCATGCTGTCTATGCACTTATTTTATATTTACTAGGAAATAAGGAAAAGAAGCTACTTTATTTTAGTTTGCTTGCATTATGTGTAGCGATCACGAGTGTCTTTAGTACGGATGAGAAGTTGTTCCATCAGTTGTTTTACATTGGGATTAATTGGGATTTTAGGCTGACTAATATTGCTTTCGTTATTGCAGCCTATGCTTTGCTCCAGTGTACGAATCATCGCGAGCTTCCATATTGGCGTAGGATGTACCCTGTCTATAAAATAATGAATCTAGGGACTGCCGGCATCACGTTGTTTTTAAATCCAACTCAGGTGATCATGCTCTTCCCTATTTATTATGTATTAGGTGGTATTGCTGCAGTTATAACGCTGATTACGATATTTAAAAAAGTAATTAAAGATTTAAAGAGAAATTTTTTACTGCTTTTCTCTTTTCTTGCGTTGATGAACCATGCTCTTTGGTCGTTAATCTTGCTGGATAGAGGTTTGAGTCTTGTCTACTATCCGTTCGATATGATTATTGCGATGGCTTGTTTAGCCTCTGTATGGTTTAAAGATTACTTTATCATGCATGCGAACACCAAAGAGCTTGCTGCAACCTTGCAAAGAATGAATGATCATAAGGATCAATTTCTGGCAAACACTTCGCATGAATTTAAAAATCCGCTGCATAGCATTCTTAACATGTCACAATCTGTGTTACAAAGGGAGCAGCATATATTGCAGGAACGGAGCATCAAGGAGCTTGAAATGGTCTTATCTGTAGGACGTCGGTTGACATGGATATTAAACGACTTAATTGATGTAATGAGCTTACAGGAAGGCAATCCGCGTCTTCAGAAAAAAGTCATATTTATTCAGCCAATCGTGACCGGAGTAATAGATATGCTGCAATTTAATGCAGAAGTAAAGTCTGTCCAAATTGCAAATCAGATTTCGGAAGATTTTCCCCCAGTAATTGCAGATGAGAATCGAGTGATCCAAATCGTGTTCAATCTACTTCATAATGCTGTGAAATATACGAATGAAGGGACAATTTCGATTCAAGCTTTTGCCAAAGACGGAAGAGCGTATATTGTGATTGCTGATACGGGGATCGGAATGGATGAGCACATGCTTAAGCGCTTATACCGTCCGTATGAGCAAGGCAGTACGAGTGTGACCATGATTGAAGGAGGCTTTGGGTTAGGTTTAAGCATAAGCAAGCAACTGGTTGAGCTTCATGGGGGTACGTTAGATGTGTCTTCTGCTTTAGGAGAAGGCTCAACATTTACATTTTCATTAGAGCTAGCAGGTTTGGGAACGGAGGAAGAGAATGATGTGATGAACTCATTTGATTCTTTACCATTACAATTCAAGCCGATTCAAGAAAATGTTTCGATAAAAGCGGAAAAGGCAGATATTCCGATAGCTGCGAAACCAACAACTTTATTAGAAATGAATCGTGAACGTCCGATCCTATTAATTGTTGATGATGATCCTATCAACCTTCAAGTGCTTGAAGCCATACTACCACCGGACGAATATGAGGTAATAATGGTAACGAGCGGTAAAGAAGCGTTGGCTGTACTAGATACAAAGGAATGGGATCTGGTCATCTCAGATATCATGATGCCGCAAATGTCCGGTTATGAACTGACACGAATGATTCGTGAGCGTTTTACACTTACGGAGCTCCCGGTATTGCTCCTTACCGCAAGAAGCCAACCGAAAGATATTCAGAGCGGTTTTATAGCGGGGGCAAACGATTATGTGACGAAGCCAGTGGAAGCAATAGAAATAAGATCGCGGATCGAGGCGTTAACTACGATTAAACAATCCGTTAGGGAACAACTGCGATTAGAAGCTGCATGGCTGCAAGCGCAAATCCAGCCTCATTTTATATTTAATGCGTTGAATGCTGTAGCAGCTTTAAGCGATATTGATTTGGATAAGATGCGTAATTTGCTCGATGAATTCAGCAATTTTTTGAGGAATAAATTTAAATTTCAAAATATGGATAGGCTTGTTCCGATCGAAGAGGAGTTAAGTCTAGTTCGTTCTTATCTATATATTGAAAAGGCTCGGTTTGAAGAAAGGTTACAGATTATTTGGGAGATAGATGGCAGCGGGGACATAAAAGTCCCATTTCTTACGATCCAGCCTCTCGTTGAAAATGCGATAAGACATGGCATAATGAAGCGCAATCGTGGAGGAACGATTCTAATTCGGATTCTTGTCTATGAGATGCATGCAGAGATAAACGTTGAAGACGATGGGGACGGAATAGACGAGGCTCAATTGCAACGAATATTAGAAAGAAAAGCAGATAGTCATTCAGGCGTCGGATTGATTAATACGGATCAGCGATTAAAACGGCACTTCGGAACAGGACTTCATATCACAAGTACGTTAGGTACAGGGACAAAGGTAACTTTTCATGTACATAACAAGTTGAATAGCGGGATGTTGTAG
- a CDS encoding GNAT family N-acetyltransferase, which yields MKVELQLCSIEEKFIINNIYPLYLHDLSEIWGHQINRYGIFEESDIRTLAEQNLVFNVWWEHPGVLFPYLIKVDDIPAGFAFVATPPYTPSPSYINYYLNEFFLLRTYRGKGVGEQAIRQLIDRMPGYWELQTNPTNRNKRAQNFWRKTLNICTNGEYTEQLGHYYEDGEKLVFRFCR from the coding sequence ATGAAGGTGGAGTTACAGCTATGTAGCATTGAAGAGAAATTTATTATTAACAATATTTATCCTCTATATTTGCATGATTTATCTGAAATATGGGGGCACCAAATTAATCGTTATGGCATATTTGAAGAAAGTGATATTCGGACGTTAGCGGAACAAAATCTTGTTTTTAATGTATGGTGGGAGCATCCAGGAGTCCTATTTCCTTACCTTATTAAGGTCGATGATATCCCTGCTGGATTTGCCTTTGTGGCCACTCCACCCTATACACCAAGTCCATCCTACATTAATTACTATTTAAATGAATTCTTTCTTTTACGCACATATCGAGGAAAAGGAGTAGGAGAACAAGCAATCCGGCAGTTGATTGACAGAATGCCGGGCTACTGGGAGTTACAGACGAATCCTACGAACCGAAATAAGCGTGCACAAAATTTTTGGCGAAAGACACTAAATATATGTACGAACGGCGAATATACGGAACAATTGGGTCATTATTACGAAGACGGTGAGAAACTTGTCTTTCGTTTCTGTAGATAA
- a CDS encoding alpha/beta hydrolase, whose translation MFNSTNFPKPTLISVNGVELEVFEAGRENAGKPIVLCHGWPEHAFSWRHQMGALAAAGYHVIVPNQRGYGNSSRPTEVTDYDIEHLSGDLVALLDHYGYEDATFVGHDWGAFVVWGLTLLHPNRVNKVINLSLPYQERGDKPWIEFMEEILGGDFYFVHFNRQPGVADAVFEDNTYRFLRNLYRKNEPLRAPDPGMALINLANAETPLGEPVMSESELAVYVSAFETSGFTGSINWYRNLDRNWNLLAKVNPIIQQRTLMIYGDRDMVAKSENLTKFVPNVEVVNLDCGHWIQEEKPEETNQAILKWLEQWEM comes from the coding sequence ATGTTTAATTCAACCAATTTTCCTAAACCCACCCTTATTTCAGTCAACGGTGTGGAACTCGAAGTGTTTGAAGCAGGCCGAGAAAATGCAGGAAAACCTATTGTACTCTGCCACGGCTGGCCAGAGCATGCCTTTTCTTGGCGCCATCAGATGGGCGCACTGGCTGCAGCGGGCTACCATGTCATCGTCCCCAACCAGCGGGGTTACGGCAACTCATCCCGTCCGACCGAAGTAACAGACTATGACATTGAACACTTGTCGGGTGATCTCGTCGCCCTTCTCGATCACTACGGATACGAAGACGCTACCTTTGTCGGCCATGACTGGGGTGCATTCGTCGTTTGGGGATTGACCTTGTTGCATCCAAACCGCGTCAATAAAGTGATAAATCTGAGCTTGCCTTACCAAGAGCGCGGAGACAAACCGTGGATCGAGTTCATGGAAGAAATACTTGGCGGCGATTTTTATTTCGTCCACTTTAATCGACAGCCAGGTGTCGCGGACGCCGTATTCGAAGACAATACGTACAGGTTCCTTCGTAACCTGTACCGGAAGAACGAGCCTCTCAGAGCACCTGATCCAGGTATGGCGTTAATCAATCTCGCCAACGCGGAAACACCGCTCGGTGAGCCCGTAATGAGCGAAAGCGAACTGGCCGTTTACGTTTCTGCTTTTGAAACATCAGGGTTTACGGGCAGCATAAACTGGTACAGGAACCTTGATCGCAACTGGAACTTATTGGCGAAGGTGAACCCAATCATCCAGCAGCGGACTCTCATGATCTACGGCGATCGGGATATGGTTGCGAAGTCTGAAAACCTGACAAAGTTCGTGCCCAATGTGGAAGTGGTCAATCTGGATTGCGGTCATTGGATCCAGGAAGAAAAGCCGGAAGAAACAAACCAAGCGATTTTAAAATGGCTGGAACAATGGGAGATGTAG
- a CDS encoding CD3324 family protein, with product MKYISASQILPEYLLHELQKYVHGSIVYVPSPEGSRKKWGEVSGQREYFQKRNLEIKQLFRMGHSIDQLMCSYCLSEDSIRKIVYKKDK from the coding sequence ATGAAATATATATCAGCAAGCCAAATCTTACCCGAGTATTTACTCCATGAACTTCAGAAGTATGTACACGGCAGTATTGTCTATGTTCCTTCTCCAGAAGGCAGTAGAAAAAAGTGGGGGGAAGTATCGGGGCAGAGAGAGTACTTTCAGAAACGAAATCTAGAGATTAAGCAATTATTTAGAATGGGTCACAGTATTGATCAGCTCATGTGCTCTTACTGCTTATCTGAAGATAGTATAAGGAAAATTGTTTATAAAAAGGATAAATAG
- a CDS encoding restriction endonuclease — protein sequence MYYTDNYNTLDEWVNLVLSGKEVYPSLRIPCDEWVEELIEGIENRSTDYVKDILRCLLCPITRGIDVSDYKTYLLLKDSDNEAHKDFAKDMFYSERYKRLANGQDAWEGLTWIIELLPHSPYKAIRALESYIYSQPSLPDDRIYGGDQCIQIIVAKFINFENSLEHLTKLKPVEFEWLIENLYESMGYETVWTTATRDGGKDVIATIERTDGEEQVYVECKLYKTTKLELNTVRAFRDVILENKVNRGVIFCTGYVNDNIRNFDKRIQIWTFEDINVLFNAHLGSDWVNRLAILIENKRRKYGRKREKLTK from the coding sequence ATGTATTATACAGATAATTACAATACACTTGATGAATGGGTAAATCTAGTTCTTTCTGGCAAAGAAGTATATCCTTCTTTAAGAATTCCTTGTGATGAGTGGGTTGAGGAGCTTATTGAGGGAATTGAGAATAGGTCGACTGACTATGTTAAGGATATATTAAGGTGCTTACTATGTCCTATTACTCGAGGTATTGACGTATCAGATTACAAGACTTACTTGCTTTTGAAGGATTCAGACAATGAAGCTCACAAGGACTTTGCGAAAGATATGTTCTATAGTGAGAGGTATAAAAGACTAGCAAATGGACAGGACGCTTGGGAAGGTTTGACGTGGATAATAGAGTTATTGCCACATAGTCCTTACAAAGCAATTAGGGCACTTGAAAGCTATATCTATTCACAGCCAAGCTTGCCAGATGACAGAATTTATGGGGGAGACCAGTGTATTCAAATAATAGTTGCTAAGTTCATTAATTTTGAAAATTCTTTAGAGCATTTGACTAAGCTGAAGCCTGTGGAGTTCGAGTGGTTAATTGAGAATCTATATGAGAGCATGGGTTATGAAACGGTATGGACAACTGCAACTCGTGATGGAGGTAAGGATGTCATTGCAACTATTGAAAGGACAGATGGCGAAGAACAAGTATATGTTGAATGCAAGTTGTATAAAACAACAAAGCTAGAGTTAAATACTGTCAGAGCGTTCAGAGATGTTATCCTCGAAAATAAAGTAAACAGGGGAGTGATTTTCTGTACAGGTTATGTAAATGATAACATCAGAAATTTCGACAAAAGAATTCAAATATGGACGTTTGAAGATATTAATGTTCTTTTCAACGCTCATTTAGGAAGCGATTGGGTAAATAGATTAGCTATTCTTATTGAGAATAAAAGGAGGAAGTATGGGAGGAAAAGAGAAAAACTAACCAAGTGA
- a CDS encoding copper amine oxidase N-terminal domain-containing protein: protein MSIGNKLRLSFIGLVAAGMFLQTPSYIVNAASTEAVDRNIYDGKLQDGRVFAPLRSIGEKLDAKVTWSSQNKTATLTKDDVTIVVKVGSKDMLVGDKTIHMDVIPQVEKGRTYLPLRYIGEAFGYHVNWYKNSRIAYLEDMVPYIGVYAQPIIDTEGFALLNGAISKAENMANVSQKRTYLKPYFTDIMINSLIREGGLNSTVRFQDVDTPMYFYPSDTTMKIYREVFNGVGYDTEESLLVKKGDHWLVSSIKYGFYEMRP, encoded by the coding sequence ATGAGTATAGGAAATAAATTGAGATTATCATTCATTGGATTAGTCGCAGCAGGGATGTTTCTGCAGACGCCAAGTTATATCGTGAATGCGGCAAGTACAGAGGCTGTAGATCGCAATATTTACGACGGTAAGCTACAGGATGGAAGAGTATTCGCTCCGCTTCGCTCGATCGGTGAGAAGTTAGATGCAAAGGTTACTTGGAGCAGTCAGAACAAAACAGCGACCTTGACGAAAGATGATGTAACTATAGTAGTGAAGGTTGGCTCAAAGGATATGCTTGTAGGCGATAAAACTATCCATATGGATGTGATACCACAAGTAGAGAAAGGTAGAACCTACCTTCCATTAAGATATATTGGGGAGGCTTTCGGTTACCATGTTAATTGGTACAAAAATAGTCGGATTGCCTACCTAGAGGATATGGTGCCTTATATCGGTGTCTACGCACAGCCAATCATTGATACGGAAGGGTTTGCACTGCTGAATGGGGCTATTAGTAAAGCAGAGAATATGGCTAACGTTTCTCAAAAGAGAACCTACTTGAAGCCATATTTTACAGACATAATGATTAACTCGCTCATTAGAGAAGGCGGCTTGAATTCAACGGTTCGTTTTCAAGACGTTGATACTCCTATGTATTTCTACCCAAGCGACACCACTATGAAAATCTATAGAGAAGTATTCAACGGAGTAGGATACGATACGGAGGAAAGTCTACTAGTGAAAAAGGGCGATCACTGGCTAGTTAGTTCTATTAAGTATGGTTTTTATGAAATGAGACCTTAA
- a CDS encoding phosphotransferase has product MNEFFQYDTYDTDEKRRSLLDRSRKVALLALQHYDIEWECIQFIQLSDTITYKIEACKGQRYLLRIHSDRLSREEIRSELLLLQELNKSKDLNVPEGIASCDDIYVLDIETEIGYRHPYVTMMRWIEGEKATGEFTDSQAYNMGVLISRLHAAAKDFNPPSDFIRPTWGVESFKREMAKLERYYEHFLSDEGWKLYQDAAEKVVSQLTTMDPCEHNYGLIHADLHTGNMVFKDNQPYPIDFGRCGYGYYLYDIAGTLLELWPKHRWMLIQGYESIRKLEMDYIRDLECFFIMFMIENYCHHASDPREAASLIDEQKYAQAYIREYLNGNSFLYEVIEPVENDKIN; this is encoded by the coding sequence ATGAATGAATTTTTTCAATATGATACGTACGATACGGATGAGAAAAGGCGTTCTTTGCTAGATAGATCAAGGAAAGTTGCTTTGTTGGCGTTACAACATTACGACATAGAATGGGAATGCATTCAATTTATTCAGCTATCGGATACAATAACCTATAAAATTGAAGCGTGTAAGGGGCAACGTTATTTACTTCGGATTCATTCTGATAGGTTGAGTAGAGAGGAAATTCGTTCGGAACTCCTACTGTTACAGGAACTGAACAAATCGAAAGATCTAAATGTACCAGAAGGGATCGCAAGTTGTGATGATATTTATGTATTGGACATTGAAACTGAAATAGGATATAGGCACCCTTATGTAACGATGATGCGATGGATAGAGGGTGAAAAAGCAACAGGTGAATTTACGGATAGTCAAGCATATAATATGGGTGTGTTGATAAGCAGGCTCCATGCAGCAGCAAAGGATTTCAATCCACCTTCTGATTTTATAAGACCTACTTGGGGAGTAGAAAGTTTTAAACGTGAAATGGCTAAGTTGGAACGTTATTATGAACATTTTTTATCCGATGAGGGATGGAAGCTGTATCAAGATGCAGCTGAGAAGGTTGTATCCCAACTTACCACTATGGATCCATGTGAACATAACTATGGGCTCATTCATGCTGATTTACATACCGGTAATATGGTTTTTAAGGACAATCAACCCTATCCGATTGATTTTGGAAGATGTGGGTACGGATATTATCTCTACGATATAGCAGGCACCCTATTGGAGCTTTGGCCGAAGCATCGATGGATGCTTATCCAAGGTTATGAGAGTATTAGGAAGTTAGAAATGGACTATATTCGGGATCTGGAATGTTTTTTCATCATGTTCATGATCGAGAACTACTGCCATCATGCCTCTGATCCAAGAGAAGCAGCCAGTTTAATCGATGAACAAAAATATGCCCAAGCATACATAAGAGAATATTTAAACGGTAATTCATTTTTATACGAAGTGATCGAACCTGTGGAAAATGATAAGATAAATTAA
- a CDS encoding YdeI/OmpD-associated family protein, with protein sequence MDPGRKAGRNKPSDFKMAGTMGDVVFFNNQEELNDWLEEHHAKASEIWVGYFGISTGRASLTWSASVDVALCFGWIDGIRKTIDKQSYKIRFTPRKVNSVWSAVNVKKVKALIQLGMMRPEGMHVFNNRTDAQGYSSEQRNVELAKEYEEQIKANQTAWLFFTNLSPSYKRDSIWWVMSAKKKETRLRRLGILIASSEEGLKFQHCKKIQNKEI encoded by the coding sequence TTGGATCCAGGAAGAAAAGCCGGAAGAAACAAACCAAGCGATTTTAAAATGGCTGGAACAATGGGAGATGTAGTTTTTTTCAATAACCAAGAAGAGCTTAACGATTGGTTAGAAGAACATCATGCTAAAGCTAGTGAAATTTGGGTGGGCTATTTTGGGATAAGTACAGGGCGTGCAAGCCTTACTTGGTCTGCATCAGTAGATGTCGCTCTTTGTTTTGGGTGGATTGACGGTATACGAAAAACCATTGATAAACAAAGCTATAAGATTCGCTTTACTCCGCGCAAAGTAAATAGTGTATGGAGTGCTGTGAACGTAAAGAAGGTAAAAGCACTAATACAGCTTGGAATGATGAGACCAGAAGGAATGCACGTCTTTAACAACAGAACCGATGCACAAGGCTATTCTTCTGAACAAAGAAACGTGGAACTTGCCAAAGAATATGAAGAACAAATCAAGGCAAATCAAACAGCCTGGCTATTCTTCACTAATTTATCACCATCCTATAAAAGAGATTCTATCTGGTGGGTAATGAGCGCCAAGAAAAAAGAAACACGATTAAGAAGGCTTGGAATATTGATCGCTTCATCTGAAGAAGGGCTAAAATTTCAACATTGCAAAAAAATACAGAATAAGGAAATATAA
- a CDS encoding sporulation protein, whose product MSMFKRMLASAGIGAATVDLMLHQDVVNAGDIITGVVRIQGGRVAQQVDDVYAFVMTRYVKEQNDTKVKVDATVAKFLLAGKFTVEAEQVYEFPVSFQLPVNTPVTMGRTPVWIQTGLDIKEAFDPQDRDQLQVNPHPYVSVILDAVNQLGFRTREVTCEYSPRYSRSSELPFIQEFEFVTTSQFRNQLDELEIIFYPDDNGVDLLLQIDRKARGLAGLFSEALDTDESFVRMRFNRNQLAYGANSVAGLLSDTIRKYV is encoded by the coding sequence ATGTCAATGTTCAAACGGATGCTCGCTAGCGCCGGAATCGGTGCTGCAACGGTAGATCTCATGCTCCATCAAGATGTAGTGAACGCGGGTGATATTATTACTGGAGTCGTCCGAATTCAGGGTGGTCGTGTTGCTCAACAGGTCGATGACGTCTATGCGTTCGTCATGACACGTTACGTGAAGGAACAGAACGATACGAAGGTGAAAGTGGATGCAACTGTGGCCAAATTCCTATTGGCGGGTAAGTTTACAGTAGAGGCCGAGCAGGTTTATGAGTTCCCCGTGTCATTCCAGCTTCCGGTAAATACACCAGTTACAATGGGTCGAACGCCTGTATGGATACAAACCGGACTTGATATTAAAGAAGCGTTCGATCCACAGGATCGGGATCAACTTCAAGTAAATCCTCACCCGTATGTCAGTGTTATTCTAGATGCGGTCAACCAACTAGGATTCCGTACTCGTGAGGTAACTTGCGAATACTCACCTCGTTATAGTAGAAGTAGCGAATTGCCTTTCATTCAAGAATTTGAATTCGTCACTACCTCACAGTTCCGGAATCAACTGGACGAATTAGAAATTATTTTTTATCCAGATGATAATGGTGTTGACTTGCTCCTGCAAATCGATCGTAAGGCACGTGGGTTAGCTGGCTTGTTCTCTGAAGCGTTGGATACGGATGAGAGTTTTGTAAGGATGCGATTCAATCGTAATCAACTTGCTTACGGAGCTAACTCCGTTGCCGGCCTGCTCTCCGATACAATTCGCAAGTACGTGTAA
- a CDS encoding YafY family transcriptional regulator yields the protein MDKAERLISIIMILLKKEVVSTTEFSQLFNVSKRTILRDMETLSLSNIPIYSVIGVKGGFGIMDEYKVDKRLLSSSDLQNILTALGGLEQIIRNEEVERTIKKIEAMVSPLSLNRSIQLSFYDWEGRSEILETVKTCQESITKKRLVSFDYTDKEGAVTDRMVEPYELHFSESSWYLKGFCLHRQGSRTFKLSRIDHITMDERAFHPRDDWSEQGHEASYLPQFVTIKAWISPSIKDQIIERYGRKSIEDHGSGLLLATIYVPQNRMGFQLLASFGTYLKVVEPKTYVEDFRNYLSQVMENYS from the coding sequence ATGGACAAAGCGGAGAGACTCATTTCTATTATCATGATATTGCTGAAAAAAGAGGTTGTTTCTACAACGGAATTCTCACAACTATTCAATGTTTCCAAAAGAACGATCCTTCGCGATATGGAAACATTGAGCTTATCGAACATCCCGATCTACTCTGTCATTGGGGTCAAAGGCGGCTTCGGCATCATGGATGAATACAAGGTGGATAAACGCCTATTAAGCAGCTCCGATTTACAGAATATATTAACTGCGCTCGGTGGATTGGAACAAATCATCCGTAATGAAGAAGTTGAAAGAACGATAAAAAAAATAGAGGCAATGGTTAGTCCATTGTCTCTTAATCGTTCCATTCAACTGTCGTTTTATGATTGGGAAGGTCGGTCAGAAATTCTTGAAACCGTAAAGACATGTCAAGAATCCATAACAAAGAAAAGACTGGTTTCGTTTGATTATACAGATAAAGAGGGGGCTGTAACGGATAGAATGGTTGAGCCCTATGAGCTGCATTTTAGCGAATCGAGTTGGTACTTGAAAGGATTCTGTTTACATCGACAGGGATCTCGAACATTCAAATTATCCCGCATTGATCATATTACTATGGATGAACGTGCGTTTCATCCTAGAGACGATTGGTCTGAGCAAGGACACGAAGCAAGTTATCTACCGCAATTCGTCACTATTAAAGCATGGATATCGCCTAGCATAAAAGATCAAATCATTGAAAGGTATGGTCGAAAAAGTATTGAAGACCATGGTTCTGGACTTTTATTAGCAACCATATATGTGCCTCAAAATCGTATGGGATTTCAACTTTTAGCAAGCTTCGGTACTTATCTAAAAGTTGTAGAGCCCAAAACCTATGTTGAAGACTTTCGAAATTATTTATCTCAAGTGATGGAGAACTATTCCTGA